GCAGCTGGCAGAGGACCTAGATACATTGCCGATATGGGTATTCAACAATGGTACTTTACAAATGCTTGGCGATGTTaactgtttttctttcttttttagtttagcaattgtataatttatttttatctatctCTACTTTATCAATTCTACAGGAGTCAGTCATAATGATCAAGTTGATACTTCCAGTGTCATGCCTTTTGTGCAAGTAAGTCTACAAGTTTTTTGCTTCCTACTACATTATCATAGGCCAAAAAGCTAATAAATACTTGGAGTAATACAGATATTTAGGACAACTACTATAATAATGGATGCTAGTACTGCATCCCAAGCTTATCcgaatcaaaattatgttttctttaATGTGAACAACTCTTCTCCAACCAACGTCCAAGCTTCAACTAAGGTGTTACTGAAGGACACTCAGATGAGGACACACATCTGTGGACATTAATGTCTCTTCAGAAACCAAGTAGGGTGTGGCGGTGTAGCAATAGATGAGGTGGCATTTAGGGGAAACATTGTGAGCTATTTGACAGataggagattttttttaacgAAAATTTATTTGTTCACTATAGTAGAGGTAGAATAGGTGAGGCAGCATTTAGGGGAAACCTTGCAAGCTATTGACCTATATAGGAGTTTCTTGTTCTTTTAAGAAAGTTTATTTGTTCACCATGTATCTGTGAATTGAGCTCTTAATGCAGATAGGAGGAGTTGTATCAATTCATTGTATATGATCTCTCCTTCCCTTTATTGGTATAATTGTTATGGTGAACATATCTGAGCAGCTGTGCTTCGGGTTTGACATTAAGAATGATTAATTCTTCCCCTTGCTATATGTGGGATAAAGTATGGTAGACTTGCTAATTCACTGCCGTTATTTCACTAATAACTTGTTAACCGAGTTTCATAGATCAAATAAGGAAAAACAGAAAGgacagaaaataaaattttcttgctACTGGCATTTCCCCCATTCATGTAATCCAGCCTCACTGTTCAGtgctaaaaatattgatttctttttcatatGGCATTCTTTGATCACGTTTGCCTTGATTACAGGAAGCCCTTGATGGTATTGAGTTTGCTAGGGGTGATCCTAATTCTACATGGGGTTCTATTCGAGCTGCAATGGGACACCCAGAACCTTTTGACTTGAGATATGTTGCTATTGGGAATGAGGATTGTGGGAAAAAGAATTACCGAGGTTATCtttgttgtgatttttaaaaaaaatttacttttaaattGGTTATTGTGAAACAGATACAATGAATAGCTTTTTAGATATTATAATACGAGCATAAGATGGTATTCTCCATGCCTAAATTAATATATCTGATCTAAGACAAACTTTCTTGTTattatactatttattttttcgttttcattattctttaaattttcattGAGCAGGAAATTACCTCGTGTTCCATAGTGCCATAACGCAGGCGTATccagacatcaaaatgatcacAAACTGTGATGGGTCTACTCAACAGTTGGATCACCCTGCAGATTTTTATGATTTTCATGTAAATTCTTGTCATCATTTATATTCATTTCAAATGAATGGACCTTTGTCGACTGATTATATCTGTGATAATATGAATGTCTTGGATTGTTGATTGGACAACAAGGAACAGCACTTGTCTTACTCTCTGGTTTCTTGTTCAGATTTATACATCCGCGAATGATTTGTATTCTAAAGCTCATAGATTTGATCATACATCACGTAATGGTCCAAAGGTGTGATGATGTGCCTCTGATGatttatatatttacttttgattatatattttgaataatGTTTCCATTAATATACTTCAGGCTTTTGTAAGTGAATATGCTGTAACTGGGACAGATGCTGGCACAGGAAGTCTTTTAGCAGGACTGGCCGAGGCCGCATTCCTTATTGGGATTGAAAAGAACAGGTTTGCTGCAATTTTTTAACTTGcattctttaatattttctgATGGGCTTAGGTAGCGGTGTTTGGCCAAGAGAGATTCTAGCAAGCCAACCCAAGGCAGTTGCCTTgaggatttattttgtaataacaATACTCATTGGTGAGAGATGGATGTGATATATAAATTCTACAGATCTATGGAAACGTTATCTTCTAATTAGGCCTTTGTTgagccaaaaagaaaacaggagaaaaagaaaaagaaaaagaaaaagaaaaaaaaaacataaagtgGAAACATATCAGCATTAGCACCAATATCCAGAAGCTAGCAATCAAAAACCGCGAAAGGAAAATTTTGCACAATGTGCTGTCCTCAAGCTTGGGATTTTGAGCCATCCCACTATGCCCTGGAGAAACTAGGCATAATGACACTAAGTGAAAAGAATACCCAAAAAGTTGAGTGACAATATTAATCAAGAAATGGTTTATTGATTGCTCCTGACCCTTAAAATATGTACTGCTTTTTGTGAAAGCTGATGACAGGTGGTATTGTTTTACTTAAATGCCAATTAGCTTACAAAGCTTCTCTATTCCCAACAATTCTATCACCAATCAGAAAGATGATTATTTTTTCATACTTCAATGCAGTGACATTGTTGAAATGGCAAGCTATGCACCACTTTTTGTGAATGCCAATGACAGGCGGTAAATTTTTTCCATCTTTACCCATGAAATATCTCTCTATATTTTAGGCTcttgaaagagaaaaagtggcactgtttttgtttgattgctgtactaaaattgaaaaaatttctgTGTTTTTAAGGTGGAACCCAGATGCAATTGTCTTTAACTCATCGCAGCTTTATGGAACACCTAGCTACTGGGTGCAACGCTTTTTCACAGAGTCAAGTGGAGCAACTATTCTTGATTCAACACTCCAAACAAACACGTCACTTATTGCATCTGCAATTACTTGGCAGGACTCAAATGATGGCAACAATTACCTAAGAATAAAGGTGTACTTCATCATCATTGATCCCTGTAtcttttttttactctaatGCTTTCTGAGATCATGCTCTACCCGCAATTTCTTGGCTAATTGtatagttttctttttgtttcattttttttatcagcatataaaaattcaaagattTTCTTAGATGTTACCATGAACAACCTTGGGGACAAAAAGGAAAAGGCATAAATTCTGAGTGTGCTGCAAAACTATTGGGTTTCTATTGCTTAAACTGCCTTTAAATGACATAAGTTCATGGCTTAGACTTCTACAATGCATGTGcatatatgttatatatataggagtTATAATAAGTCGGACCTTGATGCTATGgtttattcaaatttctcttttcatatatatatatatatatagagagagagagagagagagagagagagagcatgcacacaaaaaatttatatggatAGATAAGAGGCAAAACAGTACAACAAAGGGTTATAACATTCGGGTAAGTATGACAAATCATTTATGTGATTTTCAGAACTTTGTCTATTTAGgtctcttacaattttttttgttttttggatgaGTGGTTTTTTACAGTTTTCATACTCAGTAGTTGCATTGTTAGCTTTTGTGATTATCTACTGAAGACATTGGACTATGGTTTAGATCTGATTTATGTGGCAAGTTTATCACGTTGGGATTCTTGCTTTTGCAGATAGTGAACTTTGGAGGTGATAAAGTCAATCTCACGATTGATGTGGGTGGATTGGATCCTAACTCCATACAATTATCTGGGTCAACAAAGACTGTACTCACTTCTGGTAATTTGAAGGACGAGAATTCCTTCAACCAGCCAAAAAAGGTACTTGAGGAATTGCCTTTTccttaaatattataattatagaAAGCACATCTTCTACTTGATACAGAAGTCTCCATGAATTCATAAatcatatgcttttttttttttaattttatttttatgaatgtcTTCTTCATAagtatcttaaaaaaattatctttagaTATTCTTAAAGGTCAgtaaaagttattaatttagaattatGAAGTGAGTGAAATATTCATTGACCAAGACATTGGCATAATATTTGATTAATGTCGATTTGATTTTTCCAGTTCCATCTTTAACAAGCCAAAGTTAGGCGAAATTGAAAGCAAAACTTCTAAGCAGACTGCTGATTTAACTATAATCCAAAACCTTTTCGTAGTTAGCTGGATTTGGCTATTGAAATCTTATTCACCAATGACTCTATCTAGGATCATATCTCTTGTTAAATCAATGGCTGTAATGAAAACATCAGTCGATTCAGTGCTGTCACTATATACTTCTCTGTTgctttgatttcttttgataagtaatcaCCTTCGCTAATTTTGTGTTCCAGAAATTTGAATTTCCTTCgagcaaaaagtaaaaatataactCTGCCCCTTCTGCTTTATTAACTGTGAATGGCTTGTGTAAGTAAATTAAATGGAACTTGAAGCATATCAGATCACCAATTTCCAGTTGACTGGCATTCCAAAAACACGTTATACTTTGAAATTTCGTAGTCCTGATGCAAATTGTTTTAGTACTCATATTTTTTTGCACATTCAGCTTCTGACATATCACTCAATGATTGAACTGTATATTTgtgcatatattaaaaaaactctcattttcAGTCTGCAGCTCATATTATAACTGATACAACTTCTATCTTCTCATGAATTTGTTAATTCTAATGCATTTCTGCTTTACCACCTGAGAAATCTCTCATGGAGCTCCCAGCACTATTTTTTTGGCAACAATAGTGTTGTAAATATGCTGCGGGTAAAATTTTTCCGTGGGTAAAATTTTGCCGaccttaattttgtttttacttcCATTATATGCAGGTAACACCAACCAAGACTCTACTTGAAAATGCTGGCACAGAAATGAATGTCATACTCCTCCCTCATTCTTTCACTTCATTTGATTTGTTAAAAGAATCCAGCATTATCAGGACTACAGGAACTGATTCTTCCTCTCGAGCTtctttttaaactattaattgaTGAATATTTAGAGTAATGTTATGAATTAATCAAAATAACTCTATGAACATGACATTGTCGTTCGCTAGCTATTCAGTTGTAACGTCATGTTGTAGATAATATCAAACTTGCTGCCTTTTAGTTCCATGACTGTAACATCTTTGTGGAGACAATTCTGTCCTTTGGTTGTTTTCAGAGcttatgtgtttgttgagtgttaTTATATCAAACTTGCTGTTTTCCAGTTCCATGTTTGTTATAATATAAAAACTCTTCTTGTGGATGCATTACCTCTTTcacatataaaaaagaaatagtaagATGTTGAGCTCgtacaaaagaaaaggaaactaATGAGATTAGCATAATCttgcaaaaaaaagaaggataaaataGAGACAAGTTTCAAGAAAAAAGGGTGATTGGGAAATTATTGTAaagacttttttatttatttattggtagTTAGAAATGTTAGACAAAGGAATTGATAGAAAACTAGGACAAACCTAATAGCATCCTCATTATCATGTTGGCTTAGATCATTAGATGAAGAAGATGCAGTAGTCATTGCCCTTGCCATCTTGAGGGGGAATCTTAAGAATTCAACTAATAAACCAGTTGTTGATTTGAGTTTGCTGCTCATGATTTTAACAACTGTAGCTTAAGATTATCGGGCTCTTTGTTGCAGTTCGTTATAATGTAAAGTTATACACCTATTATACCAAGCAATGTGTGTTCTTTTTCATACGGTTCATGGTTTCCAATTAGTCGAGTCGAATATTTGATTAGGACTGTATGACGGCTAATAGAGAGAGTTAGTTTTTAATACACATGTAACTCATGTAACTATGTAAGTTGACGTTATAGCAGATCACTATCAGACCATCGGAGATGTTTGTGGAGATTCAAAATTAAGTTCGATAAGTGTAGTTAGATTTACAATGAATAGGGTTTCTGATTTTAAACCTCTATTTTATAGTGAAACTATTCACCATGGGATTGATAAGTTCAAGCCTCTCAGTTTTCCTGTTGTTTTATTATGTTTCTTGGCTCATTATatctcattttatttatattttggcaCTCGCATAATATTATGATTATGTGTTTAACCTAAACCTTCCATGACAAATCTAATAATCAACTTGAATTaaaaattcttctaaaaaataaacttgaatTTAAGATATAGTGTTTCGACAGGGATCTAAAGCTAGCAATGTCAAAGTGATCAAAAGGCCAACCATTCAATGTAAACTAAATCCAGTTGCCAATCACAGTTACATTTTCGGGCTCTTACACTGTTCCTAAGTATTTGTTAACTCTGAAACGAGGGGTGATATAGTCTTGTATAGCATaactatattttaattgattattttcCATGACGCATAATATACAAACactcaagaaaaaaattattaaggggATTGCCAATCTTAATTAtacattctcttttttttttttgggggggggggggggcaattATGGAATAACCTATTTTCTGCAAAACTAAATAAACATTCATCAGAATAATCCAATATAATAGCTCTTGCAGCCTACTTTCTGTCCCCCAAGGGACAACTGCTCCTCGACCTCCTCGGTTTTTCTGATCCACCGAGCATCTAGAATGTCTTGATTGGGCTGAGCTTGATTTGATAAATAGTTGGGCCTAAATACTCCTCGAGCTGATCTTGtcatttagaaagaaaaaaaaattctataattttattaaattttctatgaattataatttgttttttgtttttcataatttatttggaGTCAAGCATCTTGATTGTCAAGCatcacattcactagaatttagaTGTCAAAGTTAATGTGGATTCCACCAAATTAAACGCCACCTTAAGGCCTTAACTATGTATAATATAtctctccaaaaaataaaaaaaaatgtataacatatatatgatgatttttttttaatttttttgataatcaaacaCCTCAAATAGCATTCATTAAACTGGACTAAAGTCCAAAATTGATACATCTTTGGTTACATGGTATTCAATGATGGGTGGGATATCCTTGACCCAGATAACATAATTCACTAATTTTGCATGCCTTGCCAGTAAATGGGCAGCCATATTACAAGCTCTACGAACATAGTTTACTTTCCACACCTGGACTTTACATTTATGCCTTTGGATACCTTCAATAATCATCTAGATAGAGGTTGGGGGAGAGCTGCAGCCCATCAGCGCATCTGTTACCTTAAGCGCATCTCCCTCCCGCACAATCTGCTTTAGCCCGAGGTCCCCAGCTAGCAGCAAACCCTCTTCAAAGGCCTTAGCTTCCACTTCCAGCGCTCCTAGAGGAGCATCCATCCTCTTGCTCATCTCTCCCATGATTTCTCCCCTCTCGTTCCTGATTACAATCCCAATTCCATAGCTGCCTAACTCTTTAAACACCGCCCTATCTACATTTACTTTATACCATCCTTCACTAGGAGGGGTCCATCTTTCTACTCTCGGAGGGGCAAGTTGACTTGGGGCACCAATATGCTTACTAAATTCCTCAACAAAAGCATTAGCCTCAGCCACAATCCTTCTCGCTTCCTTAccttttccttcaaattttacAGCATTCTTGTTCTCCCAAATGCACCACGCTTTGCACGCTAGGCGCTCCAGCACACCCTCCTTTCGCTTTTTCCAAAACTGCCAAACCACATCAATGAAGTCACGGTGAGGGAGGCATCCCCCCGGTAAATATATCTTGGCTTCCTTCCAAACCACTTTTGCCATCCAGCAATCCCACAAGGCATGACCTGAGGACTCCACCTTCCCACATAGCCCACACTCATCCCCTTTGGACACCTTCTAGAGCCAAAGGCAATAATTAGTAGGAATGATAATCCTACAAGCCCTCCACATAAAGTGTCTAACTTACTTGGATACTTAAAACCCCAAATAGCCttccaaaattcttttttcttattctgATTTGATTCCTCACTTCCAGTCCCTTTGCCTCTACCTTTCATCAGCCACCCGTGTGCTACATGGTAGGCACTCTTCACCGTGAAATTACCTTTTTTGGTCCAAGCCCAGACCAAGGCATCATCCGGCAAATTTTGGCTGATTGGGATGCTCAGAATAGCCTCCGCTTCTTGAGGTAAGAAACTGTCTTTCACAATACTAGTGTTCCACCTCCCAATCTCCCGGTCTAAAAGATTCTCCACTAGCTCACCTTCGAAATTTTGTGGCCGAGGACTTACTACCCTAAACGAATTAGGAGTCGGGATCCACCTATCTGCCCATATCCTTACTCTTCGCCCATTTCCAATATTCCATCGCAGGCCACTATTAAGAACCCCTCTTGCAGCCACCAGACTTCTTTGTGTTTTTGCTGAAAAAGAGGGACGTTTTCTCTCTATTGAGCTTCTGCCCCGGCTCCCTTTCATAGACCTCAAGGATTTTTAAAAGTCTAAGCCCTTCCTCCTTGAGGCATTGCAAAACACTATATAGCCGTCAACAAAAAGTAAATGAGAAACCAAAAGAGCTCGCCTACATACTGCTATGCCTCTTGGAATTCCCCcattttcattctttctaaGCATGGCTGAGAGGCCTTCAGCACACAGAAGGGAAAGGTATGGTGATATCGGGTCCCCTTGCCTAAGTCCACAAGTAGGAACGATCCTCCCCTTTGGTTCTCCACTTAGAAGCACGGAGTGTGAGACCGTGGTCACACACATCATCATCAAGGAGATCCACCTTTCTTGGAAACCCAATTTGCTCATCATCGCCTCCAAATATGCCCATTCAACCTGGTCATACACCTTACTCATATCCAGCTTTATCACCATCAaaccctttttttcctttcctcctCTGATTTATGCAGTGCATGATTTCGAAAGCCACAAGGATGTTGTCTGTAATTTGCCTTCCTGGTACGAAGGCGCTTTGGGCATCGCTAATAACTTCCGGGAGAATTCTCTTCAACTTGTTAGCCAAAACTTTTGATACAAGtttataaataacattacataGGCTTATTGGTCAAAAGTCCGTTATCTTTTGGGGACAATTAACTTTAGGAATTAGACATACATAAGTGTCATTTAAGCCACTTGGCATAACACCTATTCTAAAGGTCTGGAGGACATAGTCTACTACCTGAGGGCCAACAATCttccaatatttttgaaaaaatataggCGACATACTGTCTGGGCCTGGAGACTTTGTGGGATGCATCTACTTTAGCGCACACTAGACCTCCTCTCCTCTTAAGTCCCTTAGTAGGTCTTCATTCATCTCTTCTGAAACCCTTCTGTCCACAGCCCCCAAGCTAGCCCTGAAGTCAACTGGGAAGCTTGTACTATATATTTCCTTGAAATGTGTCAAAATTATATCTTCCACCTCTTCACAGTCCTTTCTCCATCTGCCCCTTGAGTCACACAATCCTTCAATCCTATTTTTTCGACGTCTGTTACTAGCcgtagcataaaaaaattttgtattccGGTCCCCGCACTTAACCCTTAAAGCTCTTGACCTCTGGTTCTACATCATTTCCTCACAAATCAGTATTTTGTTTATCTCCTTTTTCAGTGCCTAAATCTCCTCCGCTGGTTCGTGTAGCAAATTTAACTCTTCCAACTGCTGTAGCTGACTCTGCTTCTGCTTTAAACACTTATTTGTATTGTCGAACACCCTATGGTTCCAGGTCTGCAAGTGATCTTGGCAGCACTTTAACCTATCCCGTACCTACACATCCAGATTGGCATTCAAAGGATCCCAGGTTGCTTCGATCACCTCTCAACAACCCTCCTCTCTAGTCCACATGGCTTCAAACATGAACCGTTTACTACTTCTCCTTCTTTGAACCCGTTGCCTGAGGGACAATTTTAGTAGACAATGATCTGAGGATGCCATTGCTTTGTGAAAAACTTTTCCCTCAAGGAACATCTTCATCCACTCCTCATTTGCCACAAACCTATCCAACCTGACCAACGAACGCTGCTCACTGAACCTACCATTACACCAAGTGAAACGTTGACCCACCAAACCCAAATCCCTAAGACCACAATCAAATAAACACTCTCTAAAAATCTCCATCTGTCTTGCATCCCTGTCTAACCAACCCAATTTCTTATCGGATTGCACAATTTCGTTAAAATCCCTGAAGACTACCCACGGCAGATCACACTGCCTCTTTAGTGATTCAAGTAATCTCTAAGAAATAAATCTCATACCTGCATCAGGGTGTCCGTAGAACCCCGTTGCCCGCCATGGTTAAGCGCCGACACCCTCACGAACCACCACGTTGATGTGCGCATTTGAACATCTTTTGAAACACACATCAGCCCCTTCCTTCCATAACATCGCCAAACCCCCACTCCGGCCATCGCTTGGCACTATAATCCCCTAAGTAAGGTTAAGCTTTCTTTGAATTGCCTTTATTCTCTTCTGATTTGCCTTGGCCTCCgataagaaaaccaaaacagGGTCGGAATTTTTTACTTCATTGGTGAGTGAACGAACCGCCGGAGCTGACCCAAGGCCCCAACAGTTCCATGCCAAGAGGCTCATTGGGCTCGACGGTGCTGCTTCGCAGCATTCGCCACACCGCCATCCTTTTTAGTCTCATTTTCAACCTCAACACGTTCCTGCATTTCCACTCTCCTTCTTTTCACTTCCAAGGTGTTCTGATCTAGCTCTATAGATGGGTTTTGAGCACTTCTTTCTTTCTGCACTAGGCTTAGGGCTTTTTCTTTGCCTTTGGTTTGGCCCTCACGGGCTCTCCTCTTCCAATGCCCACTAGTTGGGCCCAGGACCTCCGCAACCCATCCTAACTCCATGTCATAAGTCATGGCCATTAGGCCTTCCCTATCTCTTGTTAAACCCCAACCCACGTGACCTCCCTCCTCTTGCACCTCTACCGCGGgctcaaatttaaatattggGGTCTCTGCCTAATATGTCTCCCTCGCTCCCTGTCCACTTTTTACAATCCCAATGTTAGTCTGCTCTCTGCCCACGCCTTCTTTCACCAAAATATCACTACTTTCTTTTGAGGCTCCTTCGATGGTGTTGACCAAACCCTCTTCATGATAATCCACGCTGCCCCATGCTCTGGCCCTTAAGACCTGTGTCGTGCTTTCCAAGGTTTTTTCCTCGATGGTCTGCACCTCTGTCGTTCCTTTATCAGCCCCTACCTCTTCATACCTCGATGTCTAGACCTTCGGACCCTGGTTATCATTTTCTGGTATTCTCTATCGTGTACCTCcctttctattcttttttgcGTAAGCTGTTTCCCATCCTAATATCCTCACTGAATCACCTCTCATCCATGAGCCATATTAGAGCTCTCTCATTTGGCTGTTTTTGTCTATCTCATCCTTCTGCTTGCAATCCTTTAAGTCATGCTCCAGTAGACCGcatcaataacaaaaatttgggACGCGCTCATATTTGAAATGCGCTGACCTAGCCACCCCCTCATCAATGTTTATCTTTTTTCCCCATATAAGCTTATGTGAAACATCTATCTTGACGTGCACCCGGAGGCATTTTCCCCACTAAACACCGGTGTCAGCCACATCCACCTCCGAAACCTCCCCCAGGCTCACCCTAATGGCATCCTTGTTTCCCTTGTCCTGTGTTTCAGGGGTAGATTGTATATTT
This genomic stretch from Castanea sativa cultivar Marrone di Chiusa Pesio chromosome 9, ASM4071231v1 harbors:
- the LOC142609093 gene encoding uncharacterized protein LOC142609093; the protein is MAGVGVWRCYGRKGLMCVSKDVQMRTSTWWFVRVSALNHGGQRGSTDTLMQRQCDLPWVVFRDFNEIVQSDKKLGWLDRDARQMEIFRECLFDCGLRDLGLVGQRFTWCNGRFSEQRSLVRLDRFVANEEWMKMFLEGKVFHKAMASSDHCLLKLSLRQRVQRRRSSKRFMFEAMWTREEGC
- the LOC142610247 gene encoding alpha-L-arabinofuranosidase 1-like gives rise to the protein MGSCKVPYSVLLLYFVIGTFFVSQRFAIGVDTNITAQLLVNASDAAGRPIPDTLFGLFFEEINHAGAGGLWAELVSNRGFEAGGPNVPSNIDPWSIIGSESSLIVSTDRSSLFERNKVALKMEVLCDSEGTNICPVGGVGVYNPGFWGMNIQNGKTYKVVLYVRSSGAINVSVSLTDSNGLQTLATANIIASASDVSDWMKVEVLLEAKASNPKSRLQLTTTIAGLIWFDQVSVMPLDTYKGHGFRSDLVEMLTDLKPRFLRFPGGCFVEGEWLRNAFRWKASIGPWEERPGHFGDVWMYWTDDGLGYYEFLQLAEDLDTLPIWVFNNGVSHNDQVDTSSVMPFVQEALDGIEFARGDPNSTWGSIRAAMGHPEPFDLRYVAIGNEDCGKKNYRGNYLVFHSAITQAYPDIKMITNCDGSTQQLDHPADFYDFHIYTSANDLYSKAHRFDHTSRNGPKAFVSEYAVTGTDAGTGSLLAGLAEAAFLIGIEKNSDIVEMASYAPLFVNANDRRWNPDAIVFNSSQLYGTPSYWVQRFFTESSGATILDSTLQTNTSLIASAITWQDSNDGNNYLRIKIVNFGGDKVNLTIDVGGLDPNSIQLSGSTKTVLTSGNLKDENSFNQPKKVTPTKTLLENAGTEMNVILLPHSFTSFDLLKESSIIRTTGTDSSSRASF